One window of Panthera tigris isolate Pti1 chromosome C2, P.tigris_Pti1_mat1.1, whole genome shotgun sequence genomic DNA carries:
- the CSTB gene encoding cystatin-B gives MMCGGPSATQPATAETQAIADQVKPQLEEQENKKYTIFKAVEFRSQVVAGTNYFIKVQVDDDEFVHIRVFQSLPHENKPLALSSYQTHKARHDELAYF, from the exons ATGATGTGCGGGGGGCCCTCCGCCACGCAGCCCGCCACGGCCGAGACCCAGGCCATCGCCGACCAG GTGAAGCCCCAGCTGGAGGAGCAGGAGAATAAGAAGTACACTATCTTTAAGGCGGTGGAGTTCAGGAGCCAGGTGGTCGCAGGGACGAACTACTTCATCAAG GTTCAAGTCGATGATGACGAGTTTGTGCACATTCGAGTGTTTCAGAGTCTCCCGCACGAAAACAAACCCTTGGCCTTGTCCAGCTATCAGACCCACAAAGCCAGGCACGACGAACTGGCGTATTTCTAG